Genomic segment of Bacteroides stercoris ATCC 43183:
ATTCATCCTTCCGGAAGAAGAAATTCCACATTACTGGTATAATATACAGGCCGATATGGTGAACAAGCCCATGCCGCCACTCAACCCCGCCACCAAGCAACCGCTGAAAGCGGAAGATTTGTATCCCGTTTTTGCAGAAGAGCTCTGCCGCCAGGAACTCAATCAGACCGATGCCTGGATTGAAATACCCGAACAGGTGCGCGAAATGTACAAATACTACCGAAGCACTCCGCTGGTGCGTGCCTACGGACTGGAAAAAGCGCTGGGTACACCGGCACATATCTATTTCAAAAACGAGAGTGTGAGCCCGATGGGGTCTCACAAACTGAACTCCGCCATACCGCAGGCCTACTATTGCAAGCAGGAGGGTGTGACAAACGTCACCACCGAAACCGGAGCCGGACAATGGGGAGCTTCGCTGGCTTATGCCGCCCGCCTCTTCGGGTTGGAAGCCGCCGTATACCAGGTAAAAATCAGCTATGAGCAAAAGCCTTACCGCCGCAGTATCATGCAGACCTTCGGTGCGCAGGTAACTCCTTCTCCCTCCATGTCCACCCGTGCCGGAAAAGATATTCTGACCGCTCACCCCAACCACCAGGGTTCGCTGGGCACGGCCATTTCCGAGGCCATCGAGCTGGCACGAACCACGCCCAACTGTAAGTATACGCTCGGTTCCGTATTGAGCCACGTCACTCTGCACCAGACTGTAATCGGCCTGGAAGCCGAAAAACAAATGCAAATGGCCGGCGAATATCCCGATATGGTCATTGCCTGCTTCGGAGGCGGTTCCAACTTCGGAGGCATCGCATTCCCATTTATGCGCCACACCATCCTCGAAGGCAAAAAAACACGGTTCATTGCCGCCGAACCGGCATCCTGCCCGAAACTGACACGCGGCAAATTCCAATACGACTTCGGCGATGAAGCCGGATATACCCCGCTACTGCCGATGTTTACCTTAGGACATAATTTCGCTCCCGCCAACATCCACGCCGGCGGTCTGCGCTATCACGGTGCCGGCGTCATCGTATCGCAACTGCTGAAAGACGGCTATATGGAAGCGACGGACATCAAACAACTCGAATCGTTCGAAGCCGGCTGCCTTTTCGCACAGGCAGAAGGAATCATCCCTGCACCGGAGTCCTGCCACGCCATTGCAGCCACTGTACGCGAAGCAAATAAATGCAAGGAAACGGGCGAAGAGAAAGTCATCCTGTTCAACCTGTCCGGCCATGGCCTCATCGATATGGCATCGTACGACAAGTACCTTGCCGGCGATTTGCAAAACTATGAACTGACCGACAACGATATCCGGAGAAATCTGGATGAAATAGGCAATCTGGTCTAATAGATATTTGCCATACTGACGAGCGGTTCATAGAGTTTCTCTATGTCCTGCGAATCCATTTCAATCTGCACCTGGTCTCCCGGAATCAGACTTGTTTCCGCAGGGACCAGGTTTTTTCCATCCCTATGCACATTGATGATAACACAGCGTTCGGGCAAGGAAAGCTCGCTTACTGCCTTGCCGTCGAAGTAAGAACCGGTCATGACTTCCACAGACAGCGTATACCGGTTTTCTTCACGGAAATCGGGAGAGTTAATCATATCCTCGTATAAGATTACGTTGAAAGACTTCATCTGGAGCAGCTCCGTAAAATAATACGTCAAACCGCCTACCACCACCGAGGGATAAAAGACTTCGAAGTGTCCGGTTATCTCCGTTATCAGCACAATTGCCGTAAGCGGTGTACGCTCAATGGCCACCAAAAATGCCGACATGGATATCAGCATGACATAAGTGATATTTGGGGGCTCGATAATGCCGTACTTTACAGCGACCAGTCCTACAAGCTGCCCCAACAGTCCGCCCGTCACCAAAGTGGGAATAAAGTTACCACCCGGCAAGCCTGAAGACACGGAGCACACCGAAAACCCGAAATGCAACAGCATGACGGCAAGCACCCACATTATTTCCGTACTGCCGTTCTGCGCCTGTTGCAGCAAAAACTGCTCGCCGCCACCGGTCAGGTTTACCTGCATCAACGAGATAATGTAGGCAACCAGTACCAAATAAAACATCTTGATATATACCGGAGACTTGACCTTAGAATATACCCGCTTGAACGAAATCATAAGCACAGAGTATATCTTGCCGGCAATGGAAATGATAACAGCCAACAAAAGGAAATACTTCATCCGGACAAGAAAAGTCAAAACAGGTTCCGACACCTCAATCAGATGATAAGGGTTCACGGGAAAAACCAAACCGGCAACCGCTCCTGCCACTACACCCGCCAACAACGTAGTAATGGCTGTCTTAGGAGCATCGAAACGTTCAATGGATTCGATAACAATCAATGAAGAGGCCAATGGAGCAGCAAAAGCAGCCGCAAGCCCCGCCCCAGCTCCTGCTGCCAGCAACTGCTTGCGCTCGCCCTGCAGAATATGCGTCCATCGGGACACGAGACTGCCGATATAGGAGCCTATCTGTACAGAAGGCCCCTCACGCCCCAATGACAATCCGGCAGCCACAGAAAGAATTCCACCAGCGAATTTGGAAACCAGCTCCACAAACGGGTGTTTATAGGTTATGCGTCCGTTGATTACCCCGCGCGTCTGCGGAATGCCGCCGCCACTGATAAGAGGCATCCTGCCTACCAGAAAGGACACAAACATCAGAATCCCCCAAAACAGCAAAAACAGGAGTATATGCCAGTACCAGGCAGGGCGGGATGCGAAAAAGTCGCTGCGGATATGTAGCAGGAAATAAAGCAGATAGTGATAACAGACCGCAATAAGCCCTGTCAGCAATCCCACAATCATGCTGACAAAATAAAGCCGCGCATCTACCAACTTCAACTTCCAGATATGCCAGCCGCGAACCGTTTTCCAATTCTTTATTTTCTGAAAAAAACGCATGGAGTATTCTTTGTTATCTGCATTCCCCTACAACAATTTCTCTCCTGTGAAGTTCTGAACCGGCTACCCGATTATATTTATTTTACCCTCTCAGCATTGCTGATAATAAAAAAGAATCTCCCCGTCAAGCCATACACAGAGAGGAGATTCTTCGCTACATTCAAAAGCTAAGAACGGAGCTTTTTATATTATGACACACTTATTATATTAAACCACAGTTTTTCCGGCAGCTTAAGACTTCTGTGCAGAACGTACCGGGTGTTTATGTTTTCCTTGCGCAACAGCCTGCTTTTTTCTGCGGTCAAATTCTTTTTTCAACTTGTTGGCATTGTTCTGTTCCGTCCGGTAAATCTTCATAATCTGTTTGGGAGAAAGTATTTTTCTGAATTCATCATAATACTTCTCACGCACATCCAGTATCTTACGACTTTGGGCAAAACGTCCTTTTATCTGCTGCTCCACCTCGGCATCCGTCAGCACCGGTTTAGGTTGCGACTTCATGCCTTTCTGCTCCGTTCCCTGCCCGGAGGAGAGCTGCCTGCGGTTCATCATTCTGCATTCGCGCAATTCCTTCAAATAGTTCTGATAAACCGGTACAAATCTGGCAGCTGCGGCATCATCCAACATCAGTGTGTTCACCATCTGATTGGTCTGGCGTTCCATGAACTGCTCCGGTGTGTGACGTTGCCTTTTATCTTTATTCACCTGGTTTTGAGCAGAGAGACTGAACTGACCGCCTATCATAAGGCACGTCAGAAATACGTAAATGAATTTTGCTTTCATAATTCTTCTTTTTTTTAAGACAATACTATTAATTTAAAAATATATC
This window contains:
- a CDS encoding chloride channel protein; translation: MRFFQKIKNWKTVRGWHIWKLKLVDARLYFVSMIVGLLTGLIAVCYHYLLYFLLHIRSDFFASRPAWYWHILLFLLFWGILMFVSFLVGRMPLISGGGIPQTRGVINGRITYKHPFVELVSKFAGGILSVAAGLSLGREGPSVQIGSYIGSLVSRWTHILQGERKQLLAAGAGAGLAAAFAAPLASSLIVIESIERFDAPKTAITTLLAGVVAGAVAGLVFPVNPYHLIEVSEPVLTFLVRMKYFLLLAVIISIAGKIYSVLMISFKRVYSKVKSPVYIKMFYLVLVAYIISLMQVNLTGGGEQFLLQQAQNGSTEIMWVLAVMLLHFGFSVCSVSSGLPGGNFIPTLVTGGLLGQLVGLVAVKYGIIEPPNITYVMLISMSAFLVAIERTPLTAIVLITEITGHFEVFYPSVVVGGLTYYFTELLQMKSFNVILYEDMINSPDFREENRYTLSVEVMTGSYFDGKAVSELSLPERCVIINVHRDGKNLVPAETSLIPGDQVQIEMDSQDIEKLYEPLVSMANIY
- a CDS encoding TrpB-like pyridoxal phosphate-dependent enzyme encodes the protein MSNKTKRFILPEEEIPHYWYNIQADMVNKPMPPLNPATKQPLKAEDLYPVFAEELCRQELNQTDAWIEIPEQVREMYKYYRSTPLVRAYGLEKALGTPAHIYFKNESVSPMGSHKLNSAIPQAYYCKQEGVTNVTTETGAGQWGASLAYAARLFGLEAAVYQVKISYEQKPYRRSIMQTFGAQVTPSPSMSTRAGKDILTAHPNHQGSLGTAISEAIELARTTPNCKYTLGSVLSHVTLHQTVIGLEAEKQMQMAGEYPDMVIACFGGGSNFGGIAFPFMRHTILEGKKTRFIAAEPASCPKLTRGKFQYDFGDEAGYTPLLPMFTLGHNFAPANIHAGGLRYHGAGVIVSQLLKDGYMEATDIKQLESFEAGCLFAQAEGIIPAPESCHAIAATVREANKCKETGEEKVILFNLSGHGLIDMASYDKYLAGDLQNYELTDNDIRRNLDEIGNLV